The proteins below come from a single Arthrobacter crystallopoietes genomic window:
- the secF gene encoding protein translocase subunit SecF → MPSLASFGNDLYTGKRSYPFVQKYKLWFLIAAVAILISIIVPVVKGGFNLGIDFRGGSEFTVSQTENTDISRGEEAVTSVEPGLVPQVTNIAANTMRIQTEQLSDDQTLAVRDALIDAYEVEPDQVTSTFVGPTWGQDVTRQAIWGLVVFVALAAVMMAIYFRTWKMSVAALSGMTVVLIVTAGLYSLSDFEVTPSAIIGFLTVLSYSLYDTVVVFDKVRENTENIDNSTKRTFSEEVNLAVNQTLVRSINTSVVGVLPVASILFIGAMLLGAGTLRDLSLSLFIGIIIGTVTTVFIAAPMYAWLRAKEPALVRQAKRVEARRRHESSESDEVTV, encoded by the coding sequence ATGCCCAGCTTGGCATCATTCGGTAATGACCTCTACACCGGCAAGCGCTCCTACCCCTTTGTGCAGAAGTACAAGCTGTGGTTCCTGATTGCCGCGGTAGCCATCCTGATTTCAATCATCGTGCCGGTCGTCAAGGGCGGCTTCAACCTGGGCATCGATTTCCGCGGCGGTTCCGAGTTCACGGTTTCGCAAACGGAGAACACCGACATCTCACGGGGTGAAGAGGCAGTCACCTCGGTGGAGCCGGGTCTGGTCCCGCAGGTGACCAATATTGCGGCCAACACGATGCGGATCCAGACGGAACAGCTCTCCGATGACCAGACACTGGCCGTCCGTGACGCCTTGATCGACGCGTACGAGGTCGAACCGGACCAGGTGACGTCGACCTTCGTGGGACCCACCTGGGGTCAGGACGTCACCCGGCAGGCAATCTGGGGACTGGTGGTATTTGTCGCCTTGGCAGCGGTGATGATGGCCATCTACTTCCGTACCTGGAAGATGTCCGTGGCCGCCCTGTCCGGTATGACTGTGGTCCTGATCGTGACCGCAGGCCTCTATTCGTTGAGCGACTTCGAAGTGACGCCGTCGGCCATCATCGGCTTCCTGACAGTCCTGAGTTACTCGCTGTATGACACGGTGGTGGTCTTCGACAAGGTTCGGGAGAATACCGAGAACATTGACAATTCCACCAAGCGGACGTTCTCGGAGGAGGTCAACCTTGCCGTCAACCAGACTCTGGTCAGGTCGATCAATACGTCCGTAGTGGGCGTCCTGCCAGTCGCGTCCATCCTCTTTATCGGGGCAATGCTGCTCGGTGCCGGCACGCTCCGGGACCTGTCTCTGTCCCTCTTCATCGGCATCATCATCGGCACCGTGACCACGGTCTTCATTGCGGCTCCGATGTATGCGTGGCTGCGCGCAAAGGAACCTGCCTTGGTACGGCAAGCCAAACGCGTTGAAGCCCGGCGGCGTCATGAGTCGTCCGAAAGCGACGAAGTTACCGTATAG
- a CDS encoding type IV toxin-antitoxin system AbiEi family antitoxin: protein MTTGEHRQQPSTTVPAPSSQGGGLLYAGRPFSLAELQAMAIDGLVVNIYGPAYVAAGEPVTSVHRALAAHAALPQPIRHKVVLGRLTAAWVYGCSPPGNKITVLLDHRYRATSQGRHRSIHLHEVALGPLDTLNVSGVQITSPLRTALDIAVYAHDEDAVRILLALSSDPRLKCPLGYIRQALQIRERMPGKNVALRRLAAALDLRKQQAGGTT from the coding sequence ATGACCACGGGAGAGCACCGGCAGCAGCCTTCGACGACCGTTCCCGCCCCCAGCTCCCAGGGAGGCGGCCTGCTCTATGCCGGGCGACCGTTCAGCCTGGCCGAGCTGCAGGCCATGGCAATCGATGGCCTGGTGGTCAATATTTACGGTCCTGCCTACGTCGCCGCTGGCGAACCCGTCACCTCCGTACACCGAGCGTTGGCTGCCCATGCGGCCCTGCCGCAGCCCATCCGGCACAAAGTGGTGCTCGGGAGGCTCACGGCAGCTTGGGTCTACGGCTGCTCGCCGCCGGGCAACAAGATCACTGTCCTGCTCGACCACCGCTACCGGGCCACCTCGCAGGGAAGGCACCGAAGTATCCACCTGCACGAAGTCGCGCTGGGGCCGCTGGACACGCTGAACGTCTCGGGCGTCCAGATTACTTCTCCCCTGAGGACGGCGCTGGACATCGCTGTCTACGCCCATGACGAAGACGCGGTGCGGATCCTGCTCGCCTTATCCTCGGACCCCAGGCTGAAGTGCCCATTGGGCTACATCCGGCAGGCCCTGCAGATCCGGGAGAGGATGCCGGGCAAGAACGTGGCCCTCCGGCGCTTGGCTGCCGCACTTGACCTGCGGAAACAGCAAGCAGGGGGAACCACTTAG
- the secD gene encoding protein translocase subunit SecD, with amino-acid sequence MARSGHTTAAKRTLVWLGVLFAVLTAALAGGVMSSQATWAPKLALDLEGGTQMILAPQVQGGGDQISAEQLTQAVEIIRQRVDGSGVAEAEISTQSGRNVVVSLPGVPDAKTRELIQASAAMEFRPVLAGSQGAAVPEESRTPEEELPEPTAEPTNASDLNWITPELYQKFEALDCTDPAAVAAATEERAPADQPMIACEPDTGMKYILGPVEVPGTNIATASFGQVRGTQGQSLNQWAVNIEFNEEGTQTFKAVTERLFGMSGVQNQFAIVLDGTVISAPTTNAVIPDGKPQITGNFTEESARALSEQLKYGALPISFEIQSEMQISATLGDEQLRMGIIAGLIGLALVAVYSLFQYRMLGFVTIASLVVAGFLTYLAIALLGWTENYRLSLAGVAGLIVAIGQTADSFIVYFERIRDELRDGRGLVSAVDNGWKRAKRTVLASKAVNLLAAVVLYFVAVGNVRGFAFTLGLTAVADLAVVFLFTHPVMQLLARTKFFGEGHRFSGLDPKLLGAVPLYRGAGRIRQPGEAQPKVRTKNAKAAAEASRRQTIAERRAAAEKERSASVPGRGSDKESN; translated from the coding sequence ATGGCACGATCCGGTCACACCACCGCAGCTAAACGGACCTTGGTCTGGCTGGGTGTCCTATTTGCCGTCCTCACCGCGGCTCTCGCCGGCGGAGTCATGTCCAGCCAGGCCACCTGGGCGCCCAAGCTGGCGCTGGACCTTGAGGGCGGAACGCAGATGATTCTGGCTCCGCAGGTCCAAGGCGGCGGCGATCAAATTTCCGCCGAGCAACTGACACAAGCCGTGGAAATCATCCGTCAGCGTGTCGACGGCTCCGGTGTCGCGGAGGCTGAAATCAGCACCCAGTCCGGCCGCAACGTTGTAGTCAGCCTGCCCGGTGTCCCCGATGCAAAGACCAGAGAACTCATTCAGGCCTCCGCCGCAATGGAGTTCCGGCCCGTCCTGGCCGGAAGCCAGGGAGCAGCAGTTCCGGAAGAAAGCCGCACACCGGAAGAAGAGCTGCCGGAGCCAACGGCTGAACCGACAAACGCCAGCGACCTGAACTGGATTACGCCGGAGCTCTATCAGAAGTTCGAAGCCCTGGACTGCACAGATCCGGCGGCCGTTGCCGCTGCTACCGAAGAGCGTGCGCCGGCGGACCAGCCCATGATTGCATGCGAGCCCGACACCGGGATGAAATACATTCTGGGCCCGGTGGAGGTTCCCGGTACGAATATTGCGACCGCCAGCTTCGGCCAGGTCCGCGGTACTCAGGGTCAGTCGCTGAACCAGTGGGCCGTCAACATCGAATTCAACGAAGAGGGCACCCAGACCTTCAAGGCGGTCACCGAACGCCTCTTCGGAATGTCCGGTGTGCAGAACCAGTTCGCCATTGTTCTCGACGGCACCGTCATTTCGGCCCCGACAACCAACGCTGTGATTCCCGATGGCAAGCCGCAGATTACAGGTAACTTCACCGAGGAGTCAGCGCGCGCGCTGTCTGAACAACTCAAGTACGGTGCCCTGCCGATCAGTTTCGAGATTCAGAGCGAAATGCAGATTTCCGCCACCCTGGGTGACGAACAGCTCCGCATGGGCATCATCGCGGGCCTGATCGGTCTGGCACTGGTAGCCGTCTACTCGCTGTTCCAGTACCGCATGCTCGGGTTTGTCACCATCGCCTCACTGGTGGTGGCCGGGTTCCTGACTTACCTGGCAATTGCGCTGCTGGGCTGGACAGAGAACTACCGGCTCTCCCTCGCCGGCGTTGCGGGTCTGATTGTCGCCATCGGGCAGACAGCTGACTCGTTCATCGTCTACTTCGAACGCATCCGTGACGAGCTTCGCGACGGCCGCGGCCTGGTGTCCGCCGTCGACAATGGCTGGAAGCGGGCCAAGCGGACCGTGCTGGCTTCGAAGGCGGTCAACCTGCTTGCCGCCGTCGTGCTCTACTTCGTCGCCGTCGGCAATGTGCGCGGTTTCGCATTCACCTTGGGCCTGACAGCGGTAGCCGACCTCGCCGTCGTCTTCCTCTTCACACACCCGGTCATGCAGCTGCTGGCGCGTACGAAATTCTTCGGTGAAGGCCACAGGTTCTCCGGGCTGGATCCGAAGCTGCTGGGAGCAGTTCCGCTGTACCGAGGTGCAGGCAGGATCCGTCAGCCGGGCGAGGCCCAGCCCAAGGTCCGGACGAAGAACGCCAAAGCCGCAGCAGAAGCGAGCAGACGCCAGACGATTGCCGAACGGAGGGCCGCAGCTGAGAAGGAACGCTCGGCCTCTGTCCCGGGACGTGGTTCGGATAAGGAGAGCAACTAA
- a CDS encoding RelA/SpoT family protein, protein MSRLARLTGRGSAGYSPILEPLLRTVRANNPREDFDLIHRAFVVAERSHRGQKRKSGDPYITHPVAVATILAELGMTGTTLAAALLHDTVEDTEYTLDQLRAEFGSEVAMLVDGVTKLDKVQFGDAAQSETVRKMVVAMAKDIRVLVIKLADRLHNARTWRFVSPESSAKKARETLEIFAPLAHRLGMNTIKWELEDLSFAALHPKVYEEIVRMVGERTPEREKYLTMLRTKIGDDLRAVKIKATITGRPKHYYSIYQKMIVRGKDFDDIHDLMGIRVLVDSVRDCYATLGALHARWNPLPGRFKDYIAMPKFNMYQSLHTTVIGPGGKPVEIQIRTYEMHRRAEYGVAAHWKYKDAARNSGTAADGGDMGWLRSLVDWQQETSDPAEFLDSLRFEINAREVFVFTPKGEVMALPAGSTPVDFAYAVHTEVGHRTIGARVNGKLVPLNSELNHGDWVEIFTSKAEGAGPSQDWQGFVKSPRARNKIRQWFTKERREEAIEKGKDQLTKAMRKQNLPLQKMMTHDALMAVAQELHHQDIAALYAAVGDGHSSAQNVIEHLVALLGGTEAAEEMEAPISTAPKRPKTSDSGVTVVGVGDVWVKLARCCTPVPPDPIIGFVTRGSGVSVHRSDCRNVSDLRDQPGRIVEVEWAPTKSSVFLVEIQVEALDRKSLLSDVTRVLAENHVNILSATVHTSSDRLAISRFSFEMGDPKYLSHVLSAVRRIDGVFDVYRTTDARRRI, encoded by the coding sequence ATGTCCCGCTTGGCACGGCTGACCGGACGCGGCTCCGCCGGCTACTCGCCGATCCTCGAACCATTGCTGCGCACAGTGCGGGCGAACAACCCGCGCGAGGACTTCGACCTGATCCACCGCGCGTTCGTAGTTGCCGAGCGCAGCCATCGGGGCCAAAAGCGCAAGAGCGGCGACCCCTACATCACGCACCCGGTAGCGGTGGCCACCATTCTGGCCGAGCTGGGCATGACCGGGACGACCTTGGCCGCCGCACTGCTGCATGACACGGTCGAGGATACCGAATACACCCTTGACCAGCTACGTGCCGAATTCGGATCCGAGGTCGCCATGCTGGTCGACGGCGTGACCAAGCTGGACAAAGTCCAGTTCGGCGACGCCGCGCAGTCGGAGACCGTGCGGAAAATGGTGGTGGCGATGGCCAAGGACATCCGCGTCCTGGTCATCAAGCTTGCGGACCGTCTGCACAACGCCCGGACCTGGCGTTTCGTCTCGCCGGAATCCTCTGCCAAGAAGGCCCGGGAGACGCTGGAAATTTTCGCTCCGCTCGCGCACCGGCTGGGCATGAATACCATCAAATGGGAGCTCGAAGACCTGTCCTTCGCGGCGCTGCACCCCAAAGTGTACGAAGAGATCGTGCGCATGGTGGGGGAGCGCACGCCGGAGCGCGAGAAGTACCTGACTATGCTCCGTACAAAGATCGGCGACGATCTGCGCGCGGTGAAGATCAAGGCGACGATCACCGGGCGCCCGAAGCACTACTACTCCATCTACCAGAAGATGATCGTTCGAGGTAAGGACTTCGACGATATCCATGACTTGATGGGAATCCGTGTCCTGGTGGACAGCGTGCGCGATTGCTACGCCACGCTCGGCGCGCTGCATGCGCGGTGGAACCCCCTGCCCGGGCGGTTCAAAGACTACATCGCCATGCCGAAGTTCAATATGTACCAGTCGCTGCACACCACGGTAATCGGTCCGGGCGGCAAGCCGGTGGAGATCCAGATCCGGACGTACGAGATGCACCGCCGCGCCGAATACGGCGTTGCGGCGCACTGGAAGTACAAGGACGCGGCGAGAAACTCCGGCACGGCGGCCGATGGCGGCGACATGGGCTGGCTTCGCAGCCTGGTCGACTGGCAACAGGAAACCTCCGACCCGGCCGAGTTCCTCGATTCGCTGCGCTTCGAAATCAACGCCCGTGAGGTGTTTGTCTTCACACCCAAGGGCGAGGTCATGGCATTACCGGCGGGATCGACGCCGGTCGACTTCGCTTACGCCGTCCATACCGAGGTAGGCCACCGCACCATCGGCGCACGCGTCAACGGGAAACTTGTCCCGCTCAACAGCGAGCTCAACCATGGCGACTGGGTTGAAATCTTCACCTCGAAGGCCGAGGGGGCGGGGCCGAGCCAGGACTGGCAGGGCTTCGTCAAAAGTCCTCGGGCACGCAACAAGATCAGGCAATGGTTCACCAAGGAACGCCGCGAAGAGGCGATCGAAAAGGGCAAGGACCAGCTCACCAAGGCCATGCGGAAGCAGAACCTGCCGCTGCAGAAGATGATGACGCATGACGCCCTGATGGCTGTGGCGCAGGAATTGCACCATCAGGACATCGCCGCGCTCTATGCTGCCGTCGGGGACGGTCATTCTTCCGCCCAGAACGTCATCGAACACCTGGTGGCGTTGCTCGGCGGCACGGAGGCCGCCGAGGAGATGGAAGCCCCGATCTCCACCGCCCCCAAACGCCCGAAGACCTCGGACTCCGGCGTGACCGTGGTCGGCGTGGGCGATGTCTGGGTGAAGCTGGCGCGCTGCTGTACACCGGTGCCGCCGGATCCGATTATCGGTTTTGTAACGCGGGGATCAGGCGTGTCCGTGCACCGCTCCGACTGCCGGAATGTGTCCGACCTGCGGGACCAGCCAGGGCGGATCGTGGAAGTTGAGTGGGCGCCGACCAAGTCAAGCGTGTTCCTGGTCGAGATCCAGGTCGAGGCGCTGGACCGCAAGAGCCTTCTCTCCGATGTGACGCGCGTACTGGCCGAGAACCACGTCAACATCCTCTCCGCCACCGTGCACACCTCGAGCGACCGCCTGGCGATCTCGCGGTTCTCCTTCGAGATGGGGGATCCGAAGTATCTGAGCCATGTCCTCAGCGCGGTCCGCCGCATCGACGGGGTGTTCGACGTGTACCGCACAACGGACGCCCGCCGCCGGATCTAA